In Malus sylvestris chromosome 16, drMalSylv7.2, whole genome shotgun sequence, the following are encoded in one genomic region:
- the LOC126609076 gene encoding uncharacterized protein LOC126609076, which yields MQWRIHSGVVGVARPLGNHGNNLKAPICDLLELGSSGSDSHANCSTKSLNEDSAGRGRYHFGIFLFGIVLDLENGNYQLIPLRLRRFSIAAAPRMVALPEWLQGAANTLRVLCIWDCENLDALPEWLTSFTSLRILHLSECPKLVSLPEGMHPLEVKIEHCPQLKRGI from the exons atgcagtggcggatccacagtggggtcgtcggggtcgcacgaccccttggaaACCATGGAAACAACCTTAAAGCTCCCATATGCGACCTCTTGGAGCTGGGGTCGTCGGGGTCGGACTCGCACGCCAACTGTTCGACAAAAAGCCTGAACGAAGACTCGGCAGGAAGAGGAAGATATCACTTCGGTATCTTTCTATTTGGCATTGTG CTTGATTTGGAGAACGGAAACTATCAACTAATTCCATTGAGGCTCCGAAGATTTTCTATTGCGGCAGCACCAAGGATGGTGGCATTGCCCGAATGGTTGCAGGGAGCTGCTAACACCCTACGAGTCTTGTGTATTTGGGATTGTGAAAACTTGGATGCATTACCTGAGTGGTTGACAAGTTTCACATCCCTTAGAATACTTCACCTTAGTGAGTGTCCAAAATTGGTTTCTCTACCAGAAGGGATGCATCCACTCGAAGTTAAAATAGAGCATTGTCCTCAATTGAAGAGGGGAATCTAG